The following coding sequences lie in one Sinorhizobium fredii USDA 257 genomic window:
- a CDS encoding site-2 protease family protein, whose protein sequence is MGWSFRIGTIAGTALRVHVTFALLLVWIWVMHYRAGGTAAALEGIAFVLAVFACVILHEFGHIAAARQFGIKTPDITLLPIGGVARLERMPEEPGAEFVIAIAGPLVNVAIAGVIILFLRTSVGMEQLAGIEDPHMSFLSRLAGVNIFLVLFNMIPAFPMDGGRVLRAALASRLSWSRATQIAAMIGQGLAFVFGFVGLFYNPLLIFIAIFVYLAATAEAQNAQIREVSGSVLVSDVMITEFATLDRTASIDEAIEALLATTQREFPVVDAFGHFEGLLTRNDMIRTLKEKGAATPVVQVMRRDVPRIHYRKRLEESLRLMQEASSPAVAVVDSMDRLVGLMTHETIGEMMMVRAAADGRFRFGHLRRPKPESRT, encoded by the coding sequence ATGGGTTGGTCCTTCAGGATTGGAACGATCGCCGGGACGGCACTTCGCGTGCACGTGACCTTCGCGCTGCTCCTCGTCTGGATATGGGTGATGCACTATAGAGCGGGCGGCACGGCCGCCGCGCTAGAAGGCATCGCATTCGTCCTGGCCGTCTTCGCCTGCGTCATTCTGCACGAATTCGGCCATATCGCCGCGGCGCGCCAATTCGGCATCAAGACGCCGGATATTACTTTGCTTCCGATCGGCGGCGTCGCCCGGCTTGAACGCATGCCGGAGGAGCCGGGGGCGGAGTTCGTGATTGCGATCGCCGGACCGCTGGTCAACGTGGCGATCGCCGGCGTCATCATTCTCTTCCTCAGGACCTCCGTCGGAATGGAGCAGCTTGCCGGCATCGAGGACCCGCATATGAGCTTTCTGTCGCGGCTCGCCGGAGTGAATATCTTTCTGGTGCTTTTCAACATGATCCCGGCCTTCCCCATGGATGGCGGCCGCGTCCTGCGTGCCGCGCTTGCCTCGCGCTTGAGCTGGTCGCGCGCCACGCAGATCGCTGCCATGATCGGCCAAGGTCTCGCCTTCGTCTTCGGTTTCGTCGGCCTGTTCTACAATCCGCTGCTGATCTTCATCGCAATCTTCGTCTATCTGGCAGCGACTGCTGAAGCGCAGAATGCCCAAATCCGCGAGGTCTCCGGCAGCGTTCTCGTGAGCGACGTGATGATTACCGAATTCGCGACGCTCGATCGGACTGCAAGTATCGACGAGGCCATCGAAGCCCTGCTCGCGACGACGCAGCGCGAGTTCCCCGTCGTCGATGCCTTCGGCCATTTCGAGGGCCTGCTCACGCGAAACGATATGATCCGGACCTTGAAGGAGAAGGGTGCGGCAACGCCGGTCGTCCAGGTGATGCGCCGTGACGTGCCAAGGATTCACTACCGCAAGCGCCTGGAGGAAAGCCTGCGGCTCATGCAGGAGGCGAGTTCGCCCGCAGTCGCGGTCGTAGACAGCATGGACCGTCTTGTCGGACTGATGACGCATGAAACCATTGGGGAAATGATGATGGTGCGCGCGGCCGCGGACGGCAGGTTCCGCTTCGGCCACTTGCGGCGACCCAAGCCCGAAAGCCGCACCTGA
- the arfA gene encoding arabinosylfuranosidase ArfA gives MRAKATVNREYTISTIDKRVYGSFLEHMGRAVYTGVYEPGHEKSDEQGFRSDVLGLVRDLDMPIVRYPGGNFVSAYRWEDGIGPKAERPVRLDLAWRTRETNQVGVNEFADWAKLAGTEMMLAMNLGSRGLDDARNFLEYCNHPGGTFWSDLRAKHGYKDPHNVRIWCLGNEMDGPWQVGHKSAAEYGHLANEVSKAFKYFDKTLETVVCGSSNDKMKTYPEWEATVLDASYDSVDYISLHKYFGNEEQDTLNYYAKAIDLDRYIVTIGGVIDYIKAKKRSKRDVKICFDEWNVWYHNRKEDGERIASWDWPEAPPLLEELYNLEDAIFVGSLLNVFIRRSDRVKIACMAQLVNVIAPIMTKAGGPAWRQSIYYPLQYASKYGRGTALNVSTSGPTYDCDVAQDVPFLDLSAVLQDDGKSIAVFAVNRSLDEPLGITLDLQGFKQARILEHHMLEGDDLKASNSVGDQNRIVPKPGRELAVDEAGSLVGSLPPRSYHFVLLSIASA, from the coding sequence ATGCGAGCGAAAGCGACCGTCAACCGCGAATACACCATCTCGACCATCGACAAGCGCGTCTACGGTTCCTTCCTCGAGCATATGGGCCGGGCCGTCTACACCGGTGTCTACGAACCCGGACACGAGAAGTCGGATGAGCAGGGCTTTCGGTCGGATGTTCTGGGGCTGGTTCGCGATCTCGACATGCCGATCGTGCGCTATCCGGGCGGTAACTTCGTCTCCGCCTATCGCTGGGAGGATGGCATCGGTCCGAAAGCCGAACGTCCCGTGCGCCTCGACCTCGCCTGGCGGACGCGTGAGACCAACCAGGTCGGCGTCAACGAGTTTGCCGATTGGGCGAAGCTGGCGGGCACTGAAATGATGCTCGCCATGAATCTCGGTTCGCGGGGCCTGGATGACGCGCGCAACTTCCTCGAATACTGCAACCATCCGGGCGGCACCTTCTGGAGCGACCTGCGCGCCAAGCACGGCTACAAGGACCCGCACAACGTCCGCATCTGGTGCCTCGGCAACGAAATGGACGGTCCTTGGCAAGTGGGGCACAAGAGCGCCGCGGAATATGGCCATCTCGCCAACGAGGTGAGCAAGGCCTTCAAATATTTCGACAAGACCCTCGAGACCGTGGTCTGCGGCTCATCGAACGACAAGATGAAGACCTACCCGGAATGGGAGGCGACAGTTCTCGACGCCAGCTACGACAGCGTCGACTACATCTCCTTGCACAAATACTTCGGCAACGAGGAGCAGGACACCCTCAACTACTACGCCAAGGCGATCGACCTCGACCGCTACATCGTCACGATCGGCGGCGTCATCGATTACATCAAGGCCAAGAAGCGCTCGAAACGCGATGTGAAGATCTGCTTCGACGAGTGGAATGTCTGGTATCACAATCGCAAGGAGGATGGTGAAAGGATCGCCAGCTGGGATTGGCCAGAGGCGCCGCCGCTGCTCGAGGAGCTCTACAATCTCGAGGATGCGATCTTCGTGGGCTCATTGCTCAACGTCTTCATTCGCCGCTCCGACCGCGTCAAGATCGCCTGCATGGCGCAGCTCGTCAACGTCATCGCACCGATCATGACAAAGGCCGGCGGGCCGGCCTGGCGGCAGTCGATCTACTATCCGCTGCAATATGCCTCGAAATACGGCCGCGGTACGGCGCTCAACGTATCGACCTCGGGTCCCACTTACGACTGCGATGTGGCGCAGGACGTGCCGTTCCTGGATCTTTCCGCAGTGCTGCAGGACGATGGGAAGTCGATCGCGGTCTTTGCCGTCAATCGCAGCCTCGACGAGCCGCTTGGCATCACGCTCGATCTTCAAGGCTTCAAGCAGGCCAGGATTCTTGAGCATCACATGCTTGAGGGAGACGACCTCAAGGCGAGCAATTCGGTCGGCGATCAGAACCGGATCGTGCCCAAACCGGGGAGGGAGCTTGCGGTCGACGAGGCCGGCTCCCTCGTCGGATCGCTGCCGCCGAGATCCTATCATTTCGTTCTGTTGTCCATCGCTTCGGCATGA
- a CDS encoding S41 family peptidase — protein MPRSGHAVFDRAVELVVDNFYDASALDRFSAAVRKQMEDDRGSLTAKSPEDRVDAAVESVLASLGVSHTGRFTSDTIDYYELADIFRFAIRSDIKRLFPPDGEVRYAGIGMVTRHEDGLHFASDVYDGAPADRAGIRVGDEILSVDGLPYREIASFRDKVGRTVDVRLRRHREAPPITVTVAVERLQPLRTFEKAIESSIAVTGPEGRRIGYLRLWTLSTRDGLDIVARELASGRLKDADGVVVDLRGRWGGGPPDAADLFVGGVPTFRLISRDGKDMLGTVRWRRPVVAIIDEGSRSGLELFAHALKVNGIPLVGSRTAGALLAGRAFLLPDDSLLEVAVSDAVIDDGLRLEGRGVEPDITVPFSLPYADGRDPQVDAAMEEMQRILAKG, from the coding sequence ATGCCTCGTTCCGGCCATGCGGTGTTTGATCGCGCCGTCGAGCTCGTCGTCGATAATTTCTATGACGCATCCGCGCTCGATCGTTTCAGCGCCGCGGTCCGCAAGCAAATGGAGGATGACCGCGGGTCGCTGACAGCCAAGAGCCCGGAGGATCGTGTCGACGCGGCGGTCGAGAGCGTGCTCGCCAGCCTCGGCGTGTCGCATACCGGCCGCTTCACCTCCGACACGATCGACTATTACGAACTGGCCGACATATTCCGCTTCGCCATCCGCAGCGATATCAAACGGCTGTTCCCGCCGGACGGCGAGGTTCGTTATGCCGGGATCGGCATGGTCACCCGGCACGAAGACGGGCTGCATTTCGCCAGCGATGTCTATGATGGGGCGCCTGCCGACCGGGCAGGTATCCGGGTGGGCGACGAGATCCTCTCGGTAGACGGCCTGCCTTACCGCGAGATCGCATCTTTCCGGGACAAGGTCGGGCGCACCGTCGACGTCCGGCTGCGCCGGCATCGGGAGGCACCGCCAATCACCGTCACGGTCGCCGTCGAGCGGCTGCAGCCGCTGCGCACCTTCGAGAAGGCGATCGAGAGCAGCATCGCAGTCACCGGACCGGAGGGGCGGCGCATCGGCTATCTCCGCCTCTGGACCCTCTCCACCCGCGACGGTCTGGACATCGTCGCCCGCGAGCTCGCCAGCGGCCGCCTCAAGGACGCCGATGGCGTCGTCGTCGACCTGCGCGGGCGCTGGGGCGGCGGCCCGCCGGACGCGGCAGACCTTTTCGTCGGCGGGGTGCCGACATTCCGGCTGATCTCGCGGGACGGCAAGGACATGCTTGGCACCGTGCGCTGGCGCCGGCCGGTGGTGGCGATCATCGATGAAGGATCGAGAAGCGGCCTCGAACTCTTCGCTCATGCCCTGAAGGTGAATGGCATACCGCTTGTCGGCTCACGTACGGCCGGCGCCCTGCTCGCCGGCCGGGCCTTTCTTCTTCCCGATGACAGCCTCCTGGAAGTGGCGGTCTCGGATGCGGTCATCGACGATGGTCTGCGCCTGGAAGGTCGCGGCGTCGAACCGGACATCACCGTGCCCTTCAGCCTGCCCTATGCGGACGGGCGCGATCCGCAGGTCGACGCCGCGATGGAGGAGATGCAGCGCATTCTCGCCAAGGGCTGA